A region of Leifsonia xyli DNA encodes the following proteins:
- a CDS encoding MFS transporter, whose amino-acid sequence MEALEHHRSMTALLDTPADVRRPFHLRHGAGFWVIAAAFFAVMAFSTIPTPLYALYQARDGFPTWVVTVIFAAYAVGVIASLFLIGHLSDWAGRRRMVLIAVLIEIVAAALFLVWNDVAGLIVARTLSGIGVGALTASATAHLSELRAVAKPEEGPRLAGTVSTVVNTGGLALGPLIGGAFAQFLPAPLLLPYAVFLVLLAVAAVAVALVPETVERAEERPAYRPQRISLPAEARGAFSAAAVAAFAGFAVFGLFTSLAPSVLAGTLHQTSHLLAGAVPFAVFAASAVSQIVFARLSGRAQLVLALVLMLLGLGSLAAGVLLESLAVFVVSGVLAGAGVGLQFRSAIAAAASLAAPERRGEVLAAIFLIAYIGLALPVLLVGVALILWPLDPVLVVFVTAIAVLSVPAGLRMLRRA is encoded by the coding sequence ATGGAAGCGCTGGAGCATCATCGAAGCATGACCGCCCTCCTCGACACCCCAGCAGACGTCCGCCGGCCGTTCCACCTCCGCCACGGAGCCGGCTTCTGGGTCATCGCCGCGGCGTTCTTCGCGGTGATGGCGTTCTCCACCATCCCGACCCCGCTGTACGCGCTGTACCAGGCGCGGGACGGGTTCCCGACCTGGGTGGTGACCGTCATCTTCGCCGCCTACGCGGTCGGCGTCATCGCGAGCCTCTTCCTCATCGGCCACCTGAGCGACTGGGCGGGACGCCGCCGGATGGTGCTGATCGCCGTGCTGATCGAGATCGTCGCCGCCGCGCTGTTCCTGGTCTGGAACGACGTGGCCGGGCTCATCGTCGCGCGCACGCTGTCCGGGATCGGCGTCGGGGCGCTCACCGCGAGCGCCACCGCGCACCTCAGCGAGCTGCGGGCGGTGGCCAAGCCCGAGGAGGGGCCGCGGCTCGCCGGGACGGTGTCGACCGTCGTCAACACCGGCGGCCTCGCCCTCGGGCCACTGATCGGCGGCGCGTTCGCGCAGTTCCTTCCCGCACCGCTGCTGCTTCCGTACGCGGTCTTCCTCGTCCTGCTCGCGGTCGCCGCGGTCGCCGTCGCCCTCGTGCCCGAGACGGTGGAGCGCGCGGAGGAGCGCCCGGCCTACCGCCCCCAGCGCATCTCGCTTCCGGCCGAGGCGCGCGGCGCCTTCTCCGCTGCCGCGGTCGCCGCGTTCGCCGGGTTCGCGGTCTTCGGACTATTCACCTCCCTCGCGCCGAGCGTGCTCGCGGGGACGCTGCACCAGACCTCTCACCTGCTAGCCGGCGCCGTCCCCTTCGCCGTGTTCGCCGCCTCCGCCGTATCGCAGATCGTGTTCGCCCGACTCTCCGGACGGGCGCAGCTCGTGCTCGCGCTCGTGCTGATGCTGCTCGGCCTCGGCAGTCTGGCGGCCGGCGTGCTGCTGGAGTCGCTCGCGGTGTTCGTCGTCAGCGGGGTGCTCGCCGGCGCGGGCGTCGGCCTGCAGTTCCGCTCGGCGATCGCGGCGGCCGCCTCACTCGCGGCGCCGGAGCGTCGTGGTGAGGTGCTGGCCGCGATCTTCCTGATCGCCTACATCGGCCTGGCGCTGCCGGTGCTGCTGGTGGGTGTCGCACTCATCCTCTGGCCGCTGGACCCGGTGCTCGTGGTCTTCGTGACCGCGATCGCGGTGCTGTCGGTGCCCGCCGGGCTCCGGATGCTGCGCCGGGCCTGA
- a CDS encoding short chain dehydrogenase encodes MPSTDTDRPIALITGASRGIGRAIAVELGRTHHILVGGRDADAVAAVVAGLPSAEPYVADLVADLSGTSLPALPDRLDVLVHSAGVEDGGTVEATDAETWQHVFEVNVFAVAALTRRALPALRAARGLVVAINSGSGLTSGPGGGVYAGSKFALRALTDALREEERPHGVRVTSIHPGRVDTDMQRALVAREGHEYDPIYTMTPEMVAATVRVAVDLPPSGTVESLSVRPFNRR; translated from the coding sequence ATGCCGAGCACCGACACCGACCGCCCGATCGCCCTCATCACCGGAGCCTCGCGCGGCATCGGCCGCGCCATCGCCGTCGAGCTGGGGCGCACGCACCACATCCTGGTCGGCGGGCGGGATGCGGACGCGGTGGCCGCCGTCGTGGCTGGGCTGCCGTCGGCCGAGCCGTACGTCGCGGATCTCGTGGCCGACCTGAGCGGCACCTCGCTGCCTGCGCTCCCCGACCGGCTGGACGTGCTCGTCCACTCCGCGGGCGTCGAGGACGGCGGGACGGTCGAAGCAACGGATGCGGAGACCTGGCAGCACGTCTTCGAGGTCAACGTGTTCGCCGTGGCCGCGTTGACGCGGCGAGCCCTCCCTGCGCTCCGCGCCGCGCGCGGCCTGGTCGTCGCGATCAACAGCGGCTCGGGCCTCACGAGCGGCCCGGGCGGCGGGGTCTACGCCGGGTCGAAGTTCGCCCTCCGGGCCCTCACCGACGCACTGCGGGAGGAGGAGCGGCCGCACGGCGTGCGCGTGACGAGCATCCATCCCGGACGCGTCGACACGGACATGCAGCGCGCGCTCGTCGCCCGGGAGGGCCACGAGTACGACCCAATTTATACGATGACGCCCGAGATGGTGGCCGCGACCGTGCGCGTCGCCGTCGACCTCCCGCCTTCCGGAACGGTCGAATCCCTGAGCGTGCGCCCCTTCAACCGCCGCTGA
- a CDS encoding NmrA family transcriptional regulator: MRIVVVGGTGLVGRQVVELLRERGHDAVAASPSTGVDTVTGVGLAEALQGADVVVDTPNAPSFEDGPVLEFFERSTGNLTAAAKDAGVRHHVVLSIVGADRLPDIGYMRAKVAQERIVRESGIPFTIVRATQFFEFIGALTDGATQGDTAVLSDVLMQPIAAADVSAALAEVATAEPTDAVIELAGPEPLRLDDLARRLLAAQGDHRTIFTDPAAGYFGGTVDDRSLVPGNDPSITDQRFGSTTYSRWLEGAR, from the coding sequence ATGAGGATCGTCGTCGTCGGAGGCACGGGGCTGGTCGGCCGCCAGGTCGTGGAGCTGCTGCGCGAGCGCGGACACGATGCCGTCGCCGCCTCCCCCTCCACCGGCGTGGACACGGTCACCGGTGTCGGGCTCGCGGAGGCGCTGCAGGGCGCCGACGTGGTCGTGGACACCCCGAACGCGCCGTCGTTCGAAGACGGGCCCGTGCTCGAGTTCTTCGAGCGGTCGACCGGCAACCTGACCGCGGCCGCGAAGGATGCGGGCGTGCGCCACCACGTCGTCCTCTCCATCGTCGGCGCCGACCGCCTGCCCGACATCGGGTACATGCGGGCGAAGGTCGCGCAGGAGCGGATCGTGCGCGAGAGCGGAATCCCGTTCACCATCGTGCGGGCGACGCAGTTCTTCGAGTTCATCGGCGCGCTGACCGACGGCGCCACGCAGGGCGACACGGCGGTGCTCTCGGATGTGCTGATGCAGCCGATCGCGGCGGCGGACGTCTCGGCCGCGCTGGCGGAGGTCGCCACGGCCGAGCCGACGGACGCCGTGATCGAGCTGGCCGGCCCCGAGCCGCTGCGCCTCGACGATCTCGCACGCCGACTGCTCGCCGCCCAGGGCGACCACCGCACGATCTTCACCGACCCCGCCGCGGGCTACTTCGGCGGCACGGTCGACGACCGCTCCCTCGTCCCCGGGAATGACCCCTCGATCACCGACCAGCGCTTCGGGAGCACGACGTACTCCCGCTGGCTGGAGGGTGCTCGCTAG
- a CDS encoding alpha/beta hydrolase, with translation MTDQKPTVVLVHGAFAESSSWNGVIERLQAQSVSVVAAANPLRSLSGDAAYVRDVVASIDGPVVLVGHSYGGMVITEAGAKNDAVVGLVYVDAFVPDHGQSALDLSGEFPGSTLGDTLASYPLADGGVDLAIRPDAFHHQFAADVDDRTAALMAVTQRPVAQAALAEGLPTDAPAWKTVPSWCVFSDADLNIPVAEHRAGAERAGARGVREVPGGSHALSVSQPGPVAETILEALAALR, from the coding sequence ATGACCGATCAGAAGCCCACCGTCGTGCTCGTGCACGGTGCGTTCGCCGAATCCAGCAGCTGGAACGGCGTCATCGAACGCCTGCAGGCGCAGTCCGTCTCCGTCGTCGCCGCCGCGAACCCGCTCCGGAGCCTTTCGGGCGACGCCGCGTACGTGCGCGACGTTGTCGCGAGCATCGACGGTCCCGTCGTCCTCGTCGGCCACTCCTACGGCGGGATGGTCATCACCGAGGCGGGCGCGAAGAACGACGCCGTGGTCGGCCTCGTCTACGTCGACGCGTTCGTGCCCGACCATGGCCAGAGCGCGCTGGACCTGTCCGGCGAGTTCCCCGGAAGTACCCTCGGCGACACGCTCGCCTCCTACCCGCTCGCCGACGGCGGCGTGGACCTGGCGATCCGGCCCGATGCCTTCCATCACCAGTTCGCGGCGGACGTCGACGACCGCACGGCGGCCCTCATGGCCGTGACGCAGCGCCCGGTCGCGCAGGCGGCACTCGCGGAGGGTCTCCCGACGGACGCGCCGGCGTGGAAGACCGTGCCCAGCTGGTGCGTGTTCAGCGACGCGGACCTCAACATCCCGGTGGCGGAGCACCGTGCCGGCGCCGAGCGGGCCGGCGCCCGCGGCGTGCGGGAGGTGCCGGGCGGATCCCACGCGCTGAGCGTCTCGCAGCCCGGGCCGGTGGCCGAAACCATCCTGGAGGCACTCGCAGCCCTGCGCTGA
- a CDS encoding NADH dehydrogenase, producing MRRILVVGGGYAGFYTAWKLEKKLRRDEAEIVVIDPRPYMTYQPFLPEVAAGSIEARHAAIPLRSHLTRTRLIHATVTRISHASKTVSVRPVDGEPFELGYDIIVVTAGAVTRTFPIPGVVENAIGMKHVEEAVAIRDRLLDAFDRAAVLPPGPERSRLLTVAFVGGGFSGVEGFGETLSLATALLKSYPELRFSDLSFHLVEARDRILPEVTDEPGRWVVRSLEQRGARIHLGAQLVSADGGHLVLSTGEEFDAHTIVWTAGNGANPVVANNTDLPVTARGSVMVRADLRVATPDGIVSDAWAAGDDAAVPDLASPIAGAITVPNAQHAVRQAKRLAKNIVATLHGEEPKDYVHHSLGVVATLGLGKGIFQWRGIVITGFLAWVMHRGYHVLAIPTWERKVRVLLVWASAVVFGRDIVSLLSVQHPRRAFTGGDPTERELAGSL from the coding sequence ATGCGTCGGATCCTGGTGGTCGGCGGCGGATACGCCGGTTTCTACACCGCATGGAAGCTGGAGAAGAAGCTCCGGCGCGACGAGGCCGAGATCGTGGTGATCGACCCGCGGCCGTACATGACCTACCAGCCGTTCCTGCCGGAGGTCGCGGCCGGGTCGATCGAGGCGCGGCACGCGGCCATCCCGCTGCGCAGCCACCTGACGCGCACGCGCCTCATCCACGCAACGGTCACGCGCATCTCCCACGCGTCCAAGACGGTCTCGGTGCGCCCGGTGGACGGCGAACCGTTCGAGCTCGGCTACGACATCATCGTGGTCACGGCGGGCGCGGTGACGCGGACATTCCCCATCCCGGGCGTGGTCGAGAACGCCATCGGCATGAAGCACGTGGAGGAGGCGGTCGCCATCCGCGACCGGCTGCTGGACGCGTTCGATCGGGCCGCCGTGCTGCCTCCCGGGCCCGAGCGGTCACGGCTGCTGACCGTCGCGTTCGTCGGCGGCGGCTTCTCGGGCGTCGAGGGCTTCGGCGAGACGCTTTCGCTCGCGACGGCACTGCTGAAGTCGTATCCCGAGCTGCGGTTCTCCGACCTGTCGTTCCACCTGGTGGAGGCGCGGGACCGCATCCTGCCCGAGGTGACCGACGAGCCGGGACGCTGGGTGGTGCGCTCGCTGGAGCAGCGCGGGGCGCGCATCCACCTCGGCGCTCAGCTGGTGTCGGCGGACGGCGGCCACCTGGTGCTGTCGACCGGCGAGGAGTTCGACGCGCACACGATCGTCTGGACGGCCGGAAACGGCGCGAACCCCGTGGTCGCGAACAACACCGACCTGCCGGTGACCGCGCGCGGCTCCGTCATGGTGCGCGCGGACCTGCGGGTCGCGACGCCCGACGGCATCGTCTCTGACGCCTGGGCCGCGGGCGACGACGCGGCCGTGCCGGACCTCGCCTCGCCGATCGCAGGCGCGATCACCGTCCCGAACGCGCAGCACGCCGTGCGTCAGGCGAAGCGGCTGGCGAAGAACATCGTCGCGACGCTCCATGGCGAGGAGCCGAAGGACTACGTGCACCACAGCCTCGGCGTCGTCGCGACACTGGGACTCGGTAAGGGGATCTTCCAGTGGCGCGGCATCGTGATCACCGGGTTCCTCGCCTGGGTGATGCACCGCGGCTACCACGTTCTCGCCATCCCGACCTGGGAGCGGAAAGTGCGCGTACTGCTGGTCTGGGCGAGCGCCGTGGTGTTCGGCCGCGACATCGTCTCGCTGCTGTCGGTGCAGCATCCGCGCCGGGCGTTCACCGGCGGCGACCCCACCGAGCGCGAGCTCGCCGGGAGCCTCTGA
- a CDS encoding RNA polymerase subunit sigma-24, which translates to MPGETTADDLTAAAETFAAVRPRLFGIAYRMLGTVADAEDIVQDTWERWQGTDRSAVREPAAFLATTTTRLAINQAQSARVRRETYIGPWLPEPVDTSADPLLGAERGEALEFAVLVLLESLSPTERAAYVLREAFDYPYAQIADIIQGSEASARQLVSRARKHLAEQRHVREAGLQEQRRMLEAFLEAAQSGDIGELERIFTADIVSYSDGGGLARASRIPVFTRETVAMYVHAFHTRFWDGTVHVVEANGGPAAVLVRDGAVVAFVALDVTEDGIRRLQWVLNPQKLERLPVPA; encoded by the coding sequence ATGCCCGGGGAGACAACGGCAGACGACCTGACCGCCGCAGCGGAGACGTTCGCGGCGGTCCGGCCACGCCTGTTCGGCATCGCGTACCGGATGCTCGGCACGGTGGCCGACGCCGAGGACATCGTCCAGGACACCTGGGAGCGGTGGCAGGGCACTGACCGGTCCGCGGTGCGCGAGCCCGCCGCGTTCCTGGCGACCACGACCACACGGCTCGCGATCAACCAGGCGCAGTCGGCGCGCGTGCGGCGGGAGACCTACATCGGCCCGTGGCTGCCGGAGCCGGTGGACACGAGCGCCGATCCGCTGCTCGGCGCCGAGCGGGGAGAGGCGCTGGAGTTCGCCGTGCTCGTGCTGCTCGAATCGCTGTCGCCGACCGAGCGCGCGGCGTACGTGCTGCGGGAGGCGTTCGACTACCCGTACGCGCAGATCGCCGACATCATCCAGGGGTCGGAGGCGTCGGCGCGGCAGCTCGTCAGCCGCGCGCGCAAGCACCTCGCCGAGCAGCGGCACGTCCGCGAAGCGGGGCTGCAGGAGCAGCGCCGGATGCTGGAGGCGTTCCTCGAGGCGGCCCAGTCCGGCGACATCGGCGAGCTGGAGCGCATCTTCACCGCCGACATCGTCAGCTACTCCGACGGCGGCGGCCTGGCGCGCGCGTCCCGCATCCCCGTGTTCACGCGCGAGACCGTCGCCATGTACGTGCACGCGTTCCACACCCGGTTCTGGGATGGGACCGTGCACGTCGTCGAGGCGAACGGCGGACCCGCGGCGGTGCTCGTGCGCGACGGCGCCGTCGTCGCCTTCGTCGCGCTCGACGTGACGGAGGACGGCATCCGCCGCCTGCAGTGGGTCCTCAACCCGCAGAAGCTCGAGCGCCTGCCCGTCCCCGCCTGA
- a CDS encoding tellurium resistance protein TerC: MQVTPLIWIITIAVTIAFFVYEFFAHVRKPHEPTIGESARWSAFYIGLALLFGVGVGLVSGWNYGGEYFAGYLTEKVLSVDNLFVFLLLMSAFAVPKAYQQKVLMIGIIIALVLRGIFIAVGATLIENYSWIFYLFGALLLFLAWRQAFASHDSDPSDNRAMRFLRRHLPVTDEYHRDRLTVKKDGRRFVTPMLLTIVAISLIDVVFAVDSIPAIYGLTSEAYIVFTANAFALMGLRQLFFLIGGLLERLVYLSQGLAVILGFIGVKLVFHALHVNELPFINGGEPVKWIPEIPIWFSLTFIGLVIAVAAVLSLRKTRKAPEGRDDRETGSLTDARTTD; encoded by the coding sequence GTGCAGGTCACCCCGCTCATCTGGATCATCACGATCGCCGTCACGATCGCGTTCTTCGTCTACGAGTTCTTCGCGCACGTCCGCAAGCCGCACGAGCCGACCATCGGCGAGTCGGCGCGCTGGTCCGCCTTCTACATCGGCCTCGCGCTGCTGTTCGGCGTCGGCGTCGGCCTCGTCTCGGGCTGGAACTACGGCGGCGAGTACTTCGCCGGCTACCTCACCGAGAAGGTGCTGTCGGTCGACAACCTGTTCGTGTTCCTGCTGCTGATGTCGGCGTTCGCCGTGCCGAAGGCGTACCAGCAGAAGGTGCTGATGATCGGCATCATCATCGCCCTCGTGCTGCGCGGCATCTTCATCGCGGTGGGCGCGACGCTGATCGAGAACTACTCGTGGATCTTCTACCTCTTCGGCGCGCTGCTCCTGTTCCTGGCCTGGCGTCAGGCGTTCGCCTCGCACGATTCCGACCCCTCCGACAACCGCGCTATGCGGTTCCTGCGCCGACACCTCCCGGTGACCGACGAGTACCACCGCGACCGGCTCACGGTGAAGAAGGACGGCCGCCGCTTCGTCACGCCGATGCTGCTCACCATCGTCGCGATCAGCCTCATCGACGTCGTCTTCGCGGTGGACTCCATCCCCGCCATCTACGGACTCACCAGTGAGGCGTACATCGTGTTCACCGCGAACGCGTTCGCGCTGATGGGTCTCCGCCAGCTGTTCTTCCTCATCGGCGGCCTGCTCGAGCGGCTGGTCTACCTGTCGCAGGGCCTCGCGGTCATCCTCGGCTTCATCGGCGTGAAACTGGTCTTCCACGCACTGCACGTCAACGAGCTGCCGTTCATCAACGGCGGCGAGCCGGTGAAGTGGATCCCCGAGATCCCGATCTGGTTCTCGCTGACGTTCATCGGCCTGGTCATCGCCGTCGCGGCGGTGCTCAGCCTCCGGAAGACGCGGAAGGCGCCGGAGGGACGCGACGACCGAGAGACCGGCTCACTGACCGACGCCCGCACCACCGACTGA
- a CDS encoding ubiquinol-cytochrome c reductase cytochrome b subunit, with product MPVDRRVRPAVTARLSRLVSGTSVGRRTAALRDELRRRRAPLHWTNLFGVVALACVVVLFVTGFILMFVYTPSSERVTYDGPYLPLAGAEMSKALQSTLAISFELPGGLLVRQAHHWAALLLPAALILQLAVTFFTGAFRRPRRLSWLLLFGLLITALAGGWSGYALPDDMLSGTGLRIVEGIVLGIPVVGTWLSALLFGGEFPGRIIENLYPIHVAVVPALLVVLIAARARSAYVNGPVQFAGPGRTEDRVVGLPVWPNLAVRAGGLFAVVTGCLLLVAATVTISPVWLYGPSSPGDASAGSQPDWYTGFLDGALRLVPPGWEVEWLGRTWTLAVLVPLAVVGLFLLTVAVYPFVEEWVTGDHSEHRILDRPRNEPTRTGLGVAALVFYGALWGAGSADLVATHFHVTVESVVALYQGIVVAGPIIAFLLTRRICLALQKRDRDILLHGYETGRIVRLPGGEYVEVHARVDAAERYRLAGPVAARPEEAHPDEDGRLRIGGRVRAALARVFFEERLQPVDDGDPGGGRTDEAIERGEATRQAGAA from the coding sequence ATGCCCGTCGATCGCAGGGTCCGCCCGGCCGTCACCGCGCGCCTCTCCCGCCTCGTCTCGGGTACCTCCGTCGGCCGCCGCACCGCCGCGCTGCGCGACGAGCTCAGGAGGCGGCGAGCGCCGCTCCACTGGACGAACCTCTTCGGGGTGGTCGCCCTCGCCTGCGTGGTCGTGCTGTTCGTGACCGGCTTCATCCTGATGTTCGTGTACACGCCATCGAGCGAGCGCGTGACCTACGACGGGCCGTACCTGCCGCTGGCGGGCGCGGAGATGTCGAAGGCGCTGCAGTCGACGCTCGCGATCTCGTTCGAGCTTCCGGGCGGCCTTCTGGTGCGGCAGGCGCACCACTGGGCGGCGCTGCTCCTTCCGGCTGCCCTCATCCTTCAGCTTGCGGTGACGTTCTTCACCGGCGCGTTCCGGCGGCCGCGACGCCTCTCCTGGCTGCTGCTGTTCGGTCTGCTGATCACGGCGCTCGCGGGCGGCTGGAGCGGCTACGCGCTGCCCGACGACATGCTCTCGGGCACCGGCCTGCGGATCGTCGAGGGGATCGTGCTCGGCATCCCGGTCGTCGGCACCTGGCTGTCGGCGCTGCTGTTCGGCGGCGAGTTCCCGGGGCGGATCATCGAGAACCTGTATCCGATCCACGTAGCCGTCGTCCCGGCGCTGCTGGTAGTGCTGATCGCGGCCCGGGCCCGCAGCGCGTACGTGAACGGGCCGGTGCAGTTCGCGGGACCGGGACGCACCGAGGACCGCGTGGTCGGGCTTCCGGTGTGGCCGAACCTGGCCGTGCGTGCTGGAGGTCTGTTCGCCGTCGTGACGGGCTGCCTGCTGCTGGTCGCCGCGACCGTCACCATCAGCCCGGTCTGGCTCTACGGTCCGTCGTCGCCCGGCGACGCGTCCGCGGGCAGCCAGCCCGACTGGTACACCGGCTTCCTCGACGGGGCGCTGCGCCTCGTCCCGCCCGGCTGGGAAGTGGAGTGGCTGGGGCGCACCTGGACGCTCGCGGTCCTGGTCCCGCTCGCCGTCGTCGGGCTGTTCCTCCTCACCGTGGCGGTCTACCCGTTCGTCGAGGAGTGGGTGACCGGCGACCACAGCGAGCACCGCATCCTGGACCGGCCGCGCAACGAGCCGACGCGCACCGGGCTCGGCGTCGCCGCCCTCGTCTTCTACGGGGCCCTGTGGGGAGCCGGGAGCGCCGACCTCGTCGCCACGCACTTCCACGTCACGGTCGAGTCGGTCGTCGCCTTGTACCAGGGGATCGTGGTGGCCGGCCCGATCATCGCCTTCCTGCTCACCCGGCGCATCTGCCTGGCGCTGCAGAAGCGCGACCGCGACATCCTGCTGCACGGCTACGAGACGGGGCGGATTGTCCGGCTGCCCGGCGGCGAGTACGTCGAGGTGCACGCGCGGGTGGATGCGGCCGAGCGGTACCGCCTGGCCGGACCAGTCGCCGCACGGCCGGAGGAGGCGCATCCGGACGAGGACGGACGGCTGCGGATCGGCGGCCGGGTTCGGGCAGCGCTGGCGCGGGTCTTCTTCGAAGAGAGGCTGCAACCCGTGGACGACGGCGACCCCGGTGGAGGACGAACGGATGAGGCGATCGAACGCGGTGAGGCGACGCGGCAGGCGGGCGCGGCGTGA
- a CDS encoding monooxygenase produces MTEPKQLFVNLFEMATPSHITHGLWPLPGNNRERFADLDYWVELAQLLEHGGFDGLFLADVVGAYDVFRDGPETALREGLQIPNLDPLLLVPAMAAVTDRLGFGVTFSTTYEPPFAFARRMSTLDHLTKGRIGWNIVTSYLPNAARNFGLDAEIPHDLRYRYADEYLEVLYKLWEGSWDDDAVVADRATGVFTDPSKVRYIDHVGERHRVAGPHLVHPSPQRTPLLFQATGSPAGIAFAGRHAEVVFTGGRTSEEFRRNTEGMRDAAEQQGRDRDDLRFIAMAGVIVGRTQEEAEDKWRLYRENVSLDGMLAHSSLPIDLTAFPRDITVREALERAEFPAERVPFLPLDRTVGQALDFVKYGRDERFLVVGDVKTVADEIERWLDEDGLDGINLRQYHSFDTARDFAELVIPELRRRGRMPAEGDAPVTLRERLFGAGNSRLPDRHPAAQYRH; encoded by the coding sequence GTGACCGAGCCCAAGCAGCTGTTCGTCAACCTGTTCGAGATGGCGACGCCCAGCCACATCACGCACGGGCTCTGGCCGCTCCCCGGCAACAACCGCGAGCGTTTCGCCGACCTCGATTACTGGGTGGAGCTGGCGCAGCTGCTGGAGCACGGTGGATTCGACGGGCTCTTCCTGGCGGACGTCGTCGGCGCGTACGACGTGTTCCGCGACGGCCCGGAGACCGCTCTGCGGGAGGGACTGCAGATCCCGAACCTCGACCCGCTGCTGCTCGTTCCGGCGATGGCGGCGGTGACCGACCGGCTCGGCTTCGGTGTCACCTTCTCGACCACGTACGAGCCGCCGTTCGCCTTCGCCCGCCGCATGTCGACGCTCGACCACCTGACGAAGGGACGCATCGGCTGGAACATCGTCACCTCCTACCTGCCGAACGCGGCCCGCAACTTCGGCCTCGACGCCGAGATCCCGCACGACCTCCGCTACCGCTATGCCGACGAGTACCTGGAGGTGCTCTACAAGCTGTGGGAGGGATCCTGGGACGACGATGCGGTGGTCGCCGACCGTGCGACGGGCGTCTTCACCGACCCGTCCAAGGTCCGCTACATCGACCACGTCGGCGAGCGGCACCGGGTCGCCGGGCCGCACCTTGTGCATCCGTCGCCGCAGCGCACGCCGCTGCTGTTCCAGGCGACCGGGTCACCGGCGGGGATCGCGTTCGCCGGACGCCACGCCGAGGTCGTCTTCACCGGCGGCCGCACGAGCGAGGAGTTCCGCCGCAACACCGAGGGGATGCGGGACGCCGCCGAGCAGCAGGGCCGCGACCGCGACGACCTGCGCTTCATCGCGATGGCCGGCGTCATCGTCGGCCGGACGCAGGAGGAGGCGGAGGACAAGTGGCGCCTCTACCGCGAGAACGTCAGCCTCGACGGGATGCTCGCGCACAGCAGCCTGCCGATCGACCTGACGGCGTTCCCGCGCGACATCACGGTGCGCGAGGCGCTGGAGCGGGCGGAGTTCCCGGCCGAGCGCGTGCCGTTCCTGCCGCTCGACCGCACGGTCGGGCAGGCGCTCGACTTCGTGAAGTACGGACGCGATGAGCGCTTCCTCGTCGTCGGGGACGTGAAGACGGTCGCCGACGAGATCGAGCGCTGGCTGGACGAGGACGGCCTGGACGGCATCAACCTGCGCCAGTACCACTCGTTCGACACCGCCCGCGACTTCGCCGAGCTGGTCATCCCGGAGCTGCGGCGCCGCGGCCGGATGCCGGCCGAGGGCGACGCGCCCGTCACGCTGCGCGAGCGCCTGTTCGGCGCGGGCAACAGCCGCCTGCCCGACCGCCACCCCGCCGCGCAGTACCGCCACTGA
- a CDS encoding short-chain dehydrogenase — protein sequence MADYSASSLPDLTDRTAIVTGASSGIGRATARALAAAGAHVVLAVRDEAKGRAVADGIPGSTEVRPLDLGDLSSVQRFAADWTGPIHVLINNAGVYARALTRTADGFELDLGTNHLGHFALTTLLLPHVTGRVVTLASQAERMGRLDLGDLNWERRPYDPARAYNDSKLANLLFTAELDRRLRGRGSAVRAVAAHPGLVTTAIYDAPAGSRRNLFDRLLPHLGQDAEHGALPALYAATEEVPGGAFVGPQHLLHMRGGAQPISRSARASDPDLAGRLWQASEVMTGVALRS from the coding sequence ATGGCCGATTACAGCGCATCCTCCCTCCCCGATCTCACGGACCGGACCGCGATCGTCACGGGTGCCTCCAGCGGAATCGGACGCGCAACCGCCCGCGCTCTCGCCGCAGCCGGCGCGCACGTGGTGCTCGCCGTCCGCGACGAGGCGAAGGGCCGAGCCGTCGCGGACGGCATCCCGGGATCGACGGAGGTGCGCCCGCTCGACCTCGGCGACCTGTCATCGGTCCAACGGTTCGCCGCGGACTGGACCGGACCTATCCACGTGCTGATCAACAACGCCGGTGTCTACGCCCGCGCGCTCACCCGGACGGCGGACGGGTTCGAGCTGGACCTCGGGACCAATCACCTCGGGCACTTCGCGCTGACCACACTGCTGCTCCCGCACGTCACCGGCCGCGTCGTCACGCTCGCCTCCCAGGCGGAGCGGATGGGGCGTCTGGACCTCGGCGACCTGAACTGGGAGCGGCGGCCCTACGATCCGGCGCGTGCGTACAACGACTCCAAGCTCGCCAACCTGCTGTTCACCGCCGAACTGGACCGCCGCCTCCGCGGACGCGGGTCGGCCGTGCGGGCCGTGGCGGCGCATCCCGGCCTGGTGACGACGGCGATCTACGACGCTCCCGCAGGGAGCCGCCGCAACCTGTTCGACCGCCTGCTCCCCCACCTGGGTCAGGACGCGGAGCACGGCGCCCTGCCGGCGCTGTACGCGGCAACCGAGGAGGTGCCGGGCGGCGCGTTCGTCGGGCCGCAGCACCTCCTGCACATGCGCGGCGGCGCTCAGCCCATCTCGCGTTCGGCTCGCGCGTCCGACCCCGACCTGGCCGGCCGCCTCTGGCAGGCGTCGGAGGTCATGACGGGCGTGGCTCTGCGGAGCTGA